Part of the Vigna angularis cultivar LongXiaoDou No.4 chromosome 1, ASM1680809v1, whole genome shotgun sequence genome, ACGGCAGTGCTGCAGCTTAGATGTGCTAGCTTTATTCCGAGGACTCGTATTATTTGGAAGAACTTTTgagtgtttaaatttttaattgtccCATAAATTCCAGGGAGAAATTCTAATACTCTATTCGGAAATTTTGCACTATTctaaggatgactgtaatccttgattaactcttgactgctttcctatattatgcatgatgacgtctttattatatatgtatgacgtatataattgggatgttacattaatggtattaGAGCAGTTTCTGTCCTTAGATGATCCTGTAGGGTATGTGTATGCCCTGCTTGTGTTGTGTACTCTTAGCCTTGTGTTGGATGATTGTCCTTGTTTCCTTGGGTTGGACTAATAGTGTTTTCTCTGTATAAGCAGAAAATGGCACCTAGACCACCACTACCTCCTCCTTCTCAGCCTGAGCCTACTGAGAACACCGTAAGACTGGAGGCTGTACTTGAGGCTATGCAACTTCAGAATGCTGCTTTGGTGCAACAAAACACCATCGCTCTTCAAAACCTTGAAGCTGCAAGAGTGTCAGCTGAAGACACTCAGAAGTTCCTTAGGGAAATGATGGTTAATGGAAGACCtactgtcaacactcaatttcgtccgggttgattaaagaaaatctatttttataaaaaaaaataaataaatataaaaataaaaaaaatgtataaaaatgaaaataaaaaaaaaataataataaaagcgTTTGGCCTTTGACTGTGGACCGTTCGTCCCGAGCTGGagcctttaggacgttcggtatTGTTCGGCTTCTACTGCTCGTCCTGCTCATTCCAACTCTGTACCACTCGATCGTCCGCTGCTCGACGTCCGGCAATTTCACCATCTGGCACTCCAAATTGTTGGCGTTCGCCCTTAACCGTTCGGCCGAGCATCTTGATcaggcgctcgtccaaacagtaatgGTTTTTAGACGCTCGCTCATCTACAGCTCGCTCGTGCGTACGTTCAACCTCAAAGAtattaggacgttcgtcctcaggaaaccgttcgtcctcaactgagCGCGTTCGTCATCTATAATACAGCGTTCGTCACCTTCACCCTGCATGCAACCGTCCGTCCTCTACTGACGATCGTCCTCATCTGTTCACGTTCGCTCTTGATGAGATTTGACATTTTGAACGGTCGGCCATTTAGTCTTATTAACGTCCGATTGAGCGTTCGTCACAGATCAGAGGCTTCCGTGTGAACATTTGGAAGGAGCGTTCGGTCATTCCAAAAGGTAGTGGTGAACTGTATAaattaacgttcggtcttgattcTTGGACGTTCGTTTTCGGTACGAATTGtccgagcgttcggttttgtgatacgagcgttcgttcgctttTGGCAGATCGAACGTCCAAAACCTTGGCGGCTGCAGCTTTACAGCAATGATCCCCACTTTCAGCCCTATCCGCCTGGAAAGCCACTCAGAGTTTCAAGAGAATATTCTTCTGACACTTTCACTGTTGGGTTGTCTCCCACGAGCACCATGTGGAATGGCTGCCCCATCTGGCACTTCTGTATTGCCCATCCTGCACCGCATATCTGTACAGATTCCATCTGTAAAGCTGATACACCACTACAGAAAAAGGGAGATTCGAAAAAAAGGGAGGCCACCAACTAGCTTCATCGCCATCATTTGACCCAAAACTCTGGGGGACCCAATCATCAACCATATTCATTCGCCACCCCTCGGGTCATCACTCCCAACCATACACCCTGCCAAAGCTATTTTCTTCTTCGCTGATCACCCTCATCTGGATCTAGATACCACTTCCTATCATCAccgatcttttttttttttttactttcaacaCCATTATCCTTATCCATATACCTCCAACACTGATCTCGAACACTTCCAGCTTCAACCATATCCATATCCATGCATCCCGCCATTATCACTGAGACCACTGGTTCATCATCGTTACTCCCACCATACACCAACCGTGAAACCCGATACTACCGGGAATCATCATTTCCTCTTCAACCTTTTCTTCACTGCCTTATCATCTCCAATCCTTCAATCACCACCTCTGACCACCGCCAGACACCGTGACCACTTCACTCATCAGCCACTAGAATACACCTCCACGGGACCACCGGGAACCCATCTTTGAGTCACAGCCGTCATCATCCCAAGCCCCTCAGCCACCATTGTCGTCCTCAATATTACCGTCTAACTCCTTCATCACCATTGCACCACTGTAACTCCCCACCGTGACCAGTCCAACACtgtcatcatcttcctcggaaGCTTTCCATCCAAACCGCCAAGTTGCTGCCACCATGCTTCAGCCACCGCTGTCTCCCTAGTCACCGCCGCACTATCACCTTGCCTCACTACTCCCAGCCAAACTTCTCCTCCTTTCAAACCGCACCCCCATCTTCATCATATTCCCATCTAACCCAACATTGCAGTGGCAGCCACCGCATGCCATCACCTTCTCAACCCTGCTACCACCGTGAAACTCCCTATCACTGTCTGCCTCCATCAACATCCCTATAGCACCTTCACAACCAATGTAACAGTCACCTTTTTCGACCTCCCCCTCCACCGTGATCACTTCGCCACCTCAGATCTCCAATAACCGTCCCCACGACATACACCCTTTTTTTCCTCATTCTCACGGACACCGTCACTTCCAACGACTGAGAGACCACTACAACACTCCACATTCAGAGGGAGGAGCACTTTATCGAAAAAGGCAAGCCAGCtgcgatgaagaagaagacattgGACGCACGGGATTAGCAAAGagtgaaccaagcttcaagaggtaagtaatgtaTTCCGCTCCGTGTTTTACTGAGTTTGGTTAATGGACCTTGAACATGTCTCTGTCACGTTACCCTTGAAAATGTCTCTGTTATGTGGTTGCTACGTTTGCATGTGTTATGTTTGCATGTGTGTTAAGTAGATGCTGCTATGAATGTTTGTTCATGACTATGGTTACCGAACAATCATCACACCCAACCATCTTGTCACCCACGGCCACCGCTACATGCACGACCAGACACCCATGTTCACCCACTCCAGCCCACCATCCTCATCCTTACCAATCGACCAACAGCATcactttcatctccaacactgTTCCAACACTGGACCTATAGCCCTTATACACATtaacatcatcattttcatcctgAGACCTCGCGGCCATACACCCTTCCCTCTTCATTGACACTGAACCAGCactcatcttcatccatatactATTTCCaaaatcatcatcttcacctcaCAGCCAAcaccatttcttcttcattttcatcaccaaACACCCATCATCTATCATACACTTCGTACGGTATTCACTGGAAATTCCTCGGCCCCAAAACCGCAACCACCCTtaccactttttctttttcacccACGGTTGCATCTTTTCCCAACAACTCAAACACGATAGACTACCCCTGACCCCATGAACATCAGACTCATCGACACCCATTCATTGCTCTAGCAATAAGGAACACCAAAACAGATACGGATCACCAAAAAGGGAACCCAAGTATATCTGTGGAGAGGCGGAAGGCATTATACAAGGGAGGCGCCCTGGTATCTTGACGGAAGACGACCCCGACGACGAGCGCGACCTTCGTTCACGGTTTACGGCGTTTGGCTTCACCGGGAGTGGCATCGGTGTGGCGTGGAGAGGCGAGAGTTTCTTCTTGCACGCGAGGAagtggagaagagaaagagtggGCAGACTGGAGCTTGGGCCGATGCAGGCTCTGGCGGTGCGGGTGGTTGCTGGCGACGCCACGAAGGAGGTTCACGGTAGTCTGGTTCAAAGAGGAGGCCACCCGTGTGTTTGAGTTGGCGGATacgaacccctccctgggtgGCCGGTATGGGAGAGAGACGAGAAAGAATGAGGAAGATGTGAGTAGACCCCTAATGTTGCTGCTGGGAGGAGGCTTTGGGCTCGGCATGGGCTTCTCCTTTCTTCATGTTGAGGCGCAACTCCTATTCACACTCCCCGCAAATAACAAGAAAGGGACCTCGGGTCTGAGCAGCCAACAGCCAATGGCACcccatttttttatgtttacacCACTAGCAGATCcaaagttggagaagaagagtaCTGGCCCAATTAAAGGAACCCCAGCGTGCACCCATGGTTCTATCTCTGTACCTCtattctttgcttttcttttgctCTTGTTTTCGTTTTAGTCGGTTCTTATTGTGTAATCCCCTTGTAAGATAACTCCATCCCTTTGTActgtatttgttttatttatttgtcaaacaCTACACACActcacttttttataataaacaaaaatcacaaaaaataaataaataaaataataataattctctttcttcaaaataccaaaaatacgttttaaaggtttaggcacatgtgtgatcgcacgcatcgtccttgtgccaaaaaccttttctctttcttcaaaaattacaaaaatatgttttaaaggtttaggcacatgtgtgatcgcacgcatcgtccttgtgccaaaaaccttttctctttcttcaaaaataccaaaaaatatgttttaaaggtttaggcacatgtgtgatcgcacgcatcgtccttgtgccaaaaaccttttctctttcttcaaaaataccaaaaaatatgttttaaaggtttaggcacatgtgtgatcgcacgcatcgtccttgtgccaaaaaccttttctctttcttcaaaaataccaaaaaatatgttttaaaggtttaggcacatgtgtgatcgcacgcatcgtccttgtgccaaaaaccttttctctttcttcaaaaataccaaaaaatatgttttaaaggtttaggcacatgtgtgatcgcacacatcgtccttgtgccaaaaaccttttctctttcttcaaaaataccaaaaaatatgtttcaaaggtttaggcacatgtgtgatcgcacgcatcgtccttgtgccaaaaaccttttctctttcattaaaaaattacaaaaatatgtttcaaaggtttaggcacatgtgtgatcgcacgcatcgtccttgtgccaaaaaccttttctctttcatcaaaaacgccaaaaatatgttttaaaggtttaggcacatgtgtgatcgcacgcatcgtccttgtgccaaaaaccttttctctttcttaaataaaaataaaatataaaatcatcaaaaaactaaaaacatctacttttcgAACACccaacaatatcgccttgcagaactacgtgatccttgattctccatcaaaagtggagatacgtaggagcaaggccagtccttgtcaggctcactctcccaaaaaatccaaatcattttccaaacaatttctcaaacaattttccaaacaaacatctcaaacagttttcaaaagaactacgtaaccctgatttctcacatgagaatacgtaggagcaaggtcaatccttgtcgggcccaaaaagctaaaaaaatatattgtttgtttctttagagttttattttaagggaaagttaaatactttgaaaaacCACATAcatattcgcgcatttagttaaaggtactgccttagggcaggcgttgtagggtgctaataccttccctacacgtaaccgactcccgaaccaaggatctggttcaatttgaccatgccttatcattttatggtttttccgtagttttccagaataaactatggtggcgactccaaaatctcttttcaaaatatatttattctttttattggatcgtcgtcccgtcgcgattccggttgcgacacctACTCCTGATGTTTCTGCCCCTATTACCATTCCAGTCAAggagtggagtttggagagttttctTCAACACCATCCCGACAGGTTTACTGGCAAATGCAGTTCGGATGAGGCCGATCATTGGTTCCAAGATATGGAGCGAATCTATGAAGCCAAAGGGTGTCCGGATGAGAAGAAGCTGGCCTACACCCAGTACTTGCTGACAGGAGAAGCTGGACATTGGTGGAACAGTGTGAAGATGATCTTGGAGAGGAACGGGACTCCTATCACTTGGGAGTTGTTCAAAACTAAATTCTACACTCAATACTTCCCAAATAGTGTCAGGTTTGCTAAGGAGGTAGAGTTTCTTGAGTTGACTCAGGGTAACAGATCGGTATCGGAGTATGCAGATCGTTTTAAACACCTGCTTCGCTTCAACACCATGTCAATAGATGAAGAATGGCAGTGTCGCAAGTTTGAGAATGGCTTGAGGAAGGATATAAAGTTACTAGTAAAAGGATTATGCATTAGAGAATTCTCCGCTTTGGTAGAGATGGCCCGTGATATGGAAAAGACTAAGGGAGAACCAGAGGGACCTCAGAGACAACAGAACCAGCCACTTAGGGTTGGTGGACTTGTGATATCCCGGGGAGGCTCCAGTTCTAGAAAGACCCCTTTCTCTAGACCCTCTTACTCCGGGTTCAGGGGTTCTTCCTCTCAGTCATCGGGGCAATCCAGTTTTTCCAGTTCCGTTAGATGCTTCAAGTGTGGTGGACCACACCTCCAGATGTCTTGCCCTCAGTTAGAAGGGTATAGGAGGTGTAATATCTGCAGGCAAGAGGGACACTATGCCAGAGACTGTCCTACTACTAGGAGGGCAGGACCACAGCCACGCCAGGCTGGCAGACCTATTCAAAGGGGTGGACACAGACCTCAGGCAACCGGGAGAGTCTATGCGTTGACTAGGACTGAGGCAACCAGTGCAGGTAATTTAATTGTCAGCAGTTGTTTGTTATTTGGAGCTTCGTGTGTGACgttgtttgattcgggggcgacACATTCTTTTGTGTCTAAGGCTTGTGTGGAGAGGCTTGGTTTAGTTGTCAGAGAGCTTTCGtgtgatctggtggtgtctacACCAGTAGCTGGGTTAGTCAAGACATCTAATGTGTGCTCCagatgtcctattgaggtaGAGGGGCGTAGGTTCATAGTGAACCTTATTTGCTTACCTCTGCAGGGGCTAGAGGTAattctgggaatggattggttagcAGCCAATCATATTCTTTTAGATTGCGGTggtaaaaagttaatatttcccaaagaagatgaagacttGTCATTATCGCTCGGTGTATTGAGGCAGGATATCTTCGAGGGTGCCAGCTGCTTCCTAATCATGTTTTATATGGACGGGACTTCTAATTTAAACTCTTTGTCGCTTGGGAACCAGAGTGTAGACCTTCTGGTTGTGAATGAATTCATGGATGTTTTCCCTTAAGAAGTTCCTGGTTTACCTCCTCCGCGAGAAGTGGAGTTCTCTATTGATCTGGTTTCAGAAGCAGGACCAGTATCCATAGCCCCTTATCGGATGGCACCAGCTGAGCTGGCTGAGttgaagaagcagattgaagaacTGTTAGAGAAACAGTTTATCCGGCCGAGTGTTTCGCCGTGGGGTGCGCCAGTGTTgctagtaaagaagaaggatggtagcTCAAGGTTGTGCGTTGACTATCGACAGCTGAATAAGTTGAcgatcaagaacaagtatccattGTCGAGGATCGATGATCTGATGGATCAATTGCACGGAGCTACGGTATTCTCCAAGATTGATTTGAGGTCGGGTTACCATCAAATTTTAGTGAAAGCCGATGATGTGCAGAAGACGGCATTCAGGTCCAGGTATGGCCACTATGAGTATgtggttatgccttttggtgtgactaatgctccagccatattcatggactatatgaatcgAATTTTCAGACCATTCTTGGACAAGTTTGTGGTGGTgtttatagatgacatacttgTCTATTCTAAAACTCGGGAGGAACATGAAGATCACCTTCGGGCAGTGCTTGAAGtgctgagagaaagaagattgtaTGTCAAGCTGTCCaagtgtgagttttggatgGAAGAGGTTCCTTTCCTTGGACATGTTTTAGAATACTTCGAGAGGAaggatgagtgagatggaaataGATAGCTCAACCTctcagcggtggcgtcctatAGATGATCAgatcaagatgatgaccaacatatacaattatggggtcacacacccaagcagaGCCCAAGTCTTTGAGATCGCGTCTCGGCTAAGGACTTTCGGAGAAGCCGGCGAATATAACGTGCaatgctggttcaacaaccatggcaatcgggtcaggcgcacgcaagcggagatagaccccactggtaCTATTTTTTCTTTGCTGCCGcgatacatgtatggtaagaactCTGATCATATCTCtagttttattgaatttttctcttcctcttctattattaacatacaaatttttttgttgaaagaatatgACTGGGTAGTTATGAAGGCCCCGAGGCTATTGGATTTGTAAGGAATcgtaagtttaaaaaaaaaaaaagacaaaacaaacGGGGAAGGAAGGAACGAGCGCTGGAAAGCGCCAGTTTTGTTGGCCACAAGGGACAGCAAACGTTGCTTCCATTCccccattaaaaaaaaaaaaaaaaggaggcTCGTAGGAGATAAAAGGGGGTATGGGTTCTACACTTGGAGAGTCAAATTCTTGCTGCCAAATCCGTGGGAGTGAAAAACAAGATCTGGGAGAGGTGAAGTGGAGATCTTCTGGAGCTGCAAGGAAGCCTTGGTAGTGCAAGCCTTGGGGAGAGATAGATTCAATAGTTGctaaggaagtcttcaagaggtaaggggagctagatcttttgtttgattgttgatatatgttgtgtttgatgcaaatctgggaagaaggggatgaaaaattggggttttctgggtttctggaaatctggtgcgattctgcagaattctacagatcgcgcgttcgtccaatttgatgagccaaattggacgttcgtccaagttgcTCGGTGGTCGGACAAaatatgttgagcgttcggtcttcagtTTGACGATACTGAGTGTAGCGTTTGGTATTAGTGAACTAGGGATTATGAGCGTTCGTTCCTAAATCGGTATTTATAGGAagtgatcttgagcgttcggtattggGTATTAGTGATTGAAATTGTTCGTCCTTAATTTGGATACTTAGGTTTGGATCACAGGCGTTCGGTTTTGGCTAttacgttcgtccttaaattggTTTTCTCAGTgattatgagcgttcggccttaattTAGTATTCTTAGGTTTCCCTCTTGAGCGTTCGACATTGGTATGGTTGtgatgtgagcgttcggccttggtgtTGCTGTgattatgagcgttcggccttgagttagtattcttaggtttcaatcgttgagcgttcgtccaaacagtagcCGATTCAATATGACGTTCGGTTTTAACGTTCGACTGAAGAGTGTTTCATTTTGGCATTTTTGCGTTCGGCCGAATAGTGTTTAATCCTGTGGGCGTTCGGTATTAGGGTTCGGCCGAATAGTGTTGAATTGTGGTGCTCGGTTTTAGCGTTAGAACAAACAGTGTGGAATCCATATGGTGTTcgttttgaacgttcggtttatTAACGTTGGGTTTTAGTGTTGAGTTTAAGTTATTGAtcttgacgttcgtccagcCAGTATCCGATTTTAAGGAAGTAtccggttttagcgttcggccttagtaCTCGATCTCAGCGTTTGGCCTAATAGTGTGTTCagtgaaatagcgttcggcatGTTGGTAAATAGCGTTCATTCAAAACTGTTCGGTTTTGAACGTTCGACCTGTATGATCTGATgacgtccgtccaaatagtgttcggcttAGTGTTTGGAAAATGGCGTTCGTCCAGTAGCATTCGTTCCACTGTGttcggtgaatagtgctcgttcAAATAGTACTTTACAAATATGTTGGATTCTAAGTTACTTTGGTCTTGAGTTGGATTATGTGTACCAATGGTTGGAATATTGTTTGTGACGTGATTTACttgaaaatatgtgaatgtatgagatatgttggatttgttgtgataatatggtggtatctggttattcatgGCTTGGGTTAAGGTTCAAAGTAACAGTATGATTCATGAACGTAactccatgatcctcaaggagaggatacatggtggtgttttggggttgtatagaatgattacatggtagctcagttttgggggtcatcctgaatcTCCAATGGtatttcttctcatgtagagaggattgaacatgtggtgaggagtagcaggaggtcctagtcttggatgcttccatatgatccaaggtgagtgataacggattaacctcttgattgtggccgggcgggagtgcccaaaaGTTAcaccgggcggtagtgcccaagtttcacaaggcggtagtgccagggcgggagtgcccaaatttcataaagccaccacgagtgcaagacccgccatagctcggtaatcattctagtccggacgagtcggtctataaagtaacaagtcggggtataaagtaacaagtcttatAATGTCAATTTACCATGATTGATGAACTTTTACATGTCGTGTGAGTGTGtgaattatggtttaatgagtatgctttaattgttcttttatatgaatctctaagtatgataacatgaattaactgtactatatgtataacatgctttttatatctagctcacccttgcattgtttgtgttgtgtgctgtttgggtatgtttctttggcgatgatcatccacttggatgggagcagatgttgagGAGGAAACTTTGGGAGCAACTCTTGATGGAGACGGCAGTGCTGCAGCTTAGATAgctagttttttttatttcgtaAACTCGTTTTACTTGGAAGGACATTTTgtgtattttaagttttaaattctccgTAATCCCCACGGAGAAATCCTAATACTCTAGTTGTCAATTCCGCACTATTctgaggatgactgtaatccttaattactcttgactgctttcctatattatgcatgatga contains:
- the LOC108321388 gene encoding uncharacterized protein LOC108321388, whose product is MGFSFLHVEAQLLFTLPANNKKGTSGLSSQQPMAPHFFMFTPLADPKLEKKSTGPIKGTPACTHVKEWSLESFLQHHPDRFTGKCSSDEADHWFQDMERIYEAKGCPDEKKLAYTQYLLTGEAGHWWNSVKMILERNGTPITWELFKTKFYTQYFPNSVRFAKEVEFLELTQGNRSVSEYADRFKHLLRFNTMSIDEEWQCRKFENGLRKDIKLLVKGLCIREFSALVEMARDMEKTKGEPEGPQRQQNQPLRVGGLVISRGGSSSRKTPFSRPSYSGFRGSSSQSSGQSSFSSSVRCFKCGGPHLQMSCPQLEGYRRCNICRQEGHYARDCPTTRRAGPQPRQAGRPIQRGGHRPQATGRVYALTRTEATSAGNLIVSSCLLFGASCVTLFDSGATHSFVSKACVERLGLVVRELSCDLVVSTPVAGLVKTSNVCSRCPIEVEGRRFIVNLICLPLQGLEVILGMDWLAANHILLDCGGKKLIFPKEDEDLSLSLGVLRQDIFEEVPGLPPPREVEFSIDLVSEAGPVSIAPYRMAPAELAELKKQIEELLEKQFIRPSVSPWGAPVLLVKKKDGSSRLCVDYRQLNKLTIKNKYPLSRIDDLMDQLHGATVFSKIDLRSGYHQILVKADDVQKTAFRSRYGHYEYVVMPFGVTNAPAIFMDYMNRIFRPFLDKFVVVFIDDILVYSKTREEHEDHLRAVLEVLRERRLYVKLSKCEFWMEEVPFLGHVLEYFERKDE